Proteins encoded by one window of Candidatus Neomarinimicrobiota bacterium:
- a CDS encoding DUF5723 family protein: MKKRRPDFLVSILLIAASVSLVGQAKRDPRMVALGGAYTTIADGVYAVGVNPANLAYQHDKPFMWQMGTLNIGIVNSFFSLENWTGLSGANLERNRQEKKLEIFNQVRDGLRFTVDTHLALPALNYSSGNMAFTSDLIVVGDMAFPEDLFHLILEGNEVDKPFDMALKFESIGLMEFGFSFAVPYEKFSWGVTLKYLLGGFYLGIDPDSSYSNLVTDTTAFYGGGRYFIRQGIGGSGFGLDIGFSTGEYNGWKAGCSLINALGTIHWNRGSFIKDMLGVNDSTGLVTWGGEEVPERSAMIYEFTIDSLNAINMTELDMDSIFVSSKSVVRDTIAGGKPRPFTVRYPAFFRLGVSRQVDPDLLVVSDLVAGFQDRLYVQRRWKWSFGVQFTRFRSFPLRLGYSWGGKYLKELGFGFGLHKGPLIFDFALAFRNGIWIHSMKGITLSMGLSLTSFRSRKE, translated from the coding sequence ATGAAGAAACGTAGACCGGACTTTCTGGTATCCATACTGCTGATTGCAGCGTCTGTCTCTCTTGTGGGACAGGCCAAGCGCGATCCGAGGATGGTCGCACTCGGGGGTGCTTACACGACGATCGCCGACGGCGTCTATGCGGTGGGCGTCAATCCCGCGAATCTTGCTTACCAGCACGATAAACCTTTCATGTGGCAAATGGGCACATTGAATATTGGAATAGTAAACAGTTTCTTTTCACTGGAGAACTGGACGGGGTTGAGCGGCGCGAATCTTGAACGAAACCGACAGGAGAAGAAGCTGGAGATCTTCAATCAGGTGAGAGACGGGCTGAGGTTCACAGTCGACACCCATCTGGCGTTGCCCGCGTTGAACTACTCATCGGGAAACATGGCCTTCACGAGTGACCTGATAGTTGTGGGAGACATGGCCTTTCCCGAGGACCTTTTTCACTTGATCCTCGAAGGAAACGAGGTTGACAAGCCTTTTGACATGGCGCTAAAATTTGAGTCCATTGGCCTGATGGAATTTGGCTTCTCGTTTGCTGTGCCATACGAGAAATTCTCCTGGGGTGTAACGCTAAAATATCTTCTTGGGGGATTCTACCTCGGAATTGATCCTGATTCCAGCTACTCTAATCTCGTTACTGACACGACGGCGTTCTACGGTGGTGGGCGCTATTTTATTCGCCAGGGTATCGGGGGCAGCGGATTTGGACTCGACATTGGGTTTTCAACGGGTGAGTATAACGGGTGGAAGGCGGGATGTTCTCTGATCAATGCCCTGGGGACCATCCACTGGAATCGAGGGTCCTTTATCAAAGATATGCTGGGGGTGAATGACTCAACCGGACTTGTCACCTGGGGCGGCGAGGAGGTACCTGAAAGGTCCGCCATGATTTATGAATTCACGATCGACAGCCTCAACGCCATAAACATGACAGAGCTGGATATGGATTCGATATTTGTCTCGAGCAAGAGCGTGGTAAGGGATACGATTGCAGGAGGCAAGCCAAGACCGTTCACTGTCCGGTATCCCGCTTTTTTCAGGCTGGGCGTTTCAAGACAGGTTGACCCGGACCTGCTCGTGGTTTCTGATCTTGTGGCTGGTTTTCAGGATCGGCTCTACGTCCAGAGACGGTGGAAATGGTCCTTCGGAGTGCAATTCACACGGTTTCGGAGTTTTCCACTGCGGCTGGGTTACAGTTGGGGGGGGAAATACTTGAAAGAACTCGGATTCGGATTTGGGCTACACAAAGGGCCTCTCATTTTCGATTTTGCTCTGGCATTCCGCAACGGTATCTGGATTCACAGTATGAAAGGGATCACGCTCTCCATGGGATTATCCCTGACAAGCTTTAGAAGCCGAAAGGAATAA
- a CDS encoding LptF/LptG family permease → MKNIDLYIIRQFSWILIMSLITFLVLFVIMDLVENLDRFIDADAPVRVIGMYYLYSCPWFVKIGLPMAVLISTVSATGLLARRNELTAMKASGISLYRIATPLIASAIIISIASFFFDDQVVAKGNKKRHLIEQEHVIRSSKKPYRARKRNIFLQKSESFHIAIDRYEAKQNKATGVALQFLQDGQLVKRIDANWMAWDEEKKAWTAHTFAVREFHPDGFESKVHFSRGDTLLSVNFGPMDISREAISPEEKNYSQLKIFIEELADSGIDTTRWEVNLQAKISFAFTNLIVVLFSFPLVATRRKSGLAFGAGMSLFVILGYTAFIRFGQTLGYKGILEPVLAAWLGNLVFSFGGILLLLSARK, encoded by the coding sequence ATGAAGAATATCGACCTGTACATCATTCGCCAGTTTTCCTGGATTTTGATCATGTCGCTCATCACATTTCTCGTACTCTTTGTTATTATGGACCTCGTTGAGAATCTGGACAGGTTCATCGATGCAGATGCTCCGGTGAGAGTTATTGGAATGTATTATCTCTATTCCTGTCCGTGGTTCGTAAAGATTGGCCTTCCCATGGCCGTGTTGATCTCCACTGTCTCTGCAACGGGACTTCTCGCCAGGCGAAACGAGTTAACGGCCATGAAAGCCTCCGGTATCTCCCTGTATCGAATCGCGACGCCACTCATTGCAAGCGCGATCATCATCAGCATTGCCTCATTTTTTTTCGATGATCAGGTAGTGGCCAAAGGAAACAAAAAACGTCATCTTATTGAACAGGAACATGTCATACGCTCCTCCAAGAAACCTTACCGCGCGCGCAAACGGAATATCTTCCTCCAGAAATCGGAAAGTTTCCACATTGCCATCGACCGGTACGAGGCAAAACAGAACAAAGCAACAGGGGTCGCCTTGCAGTTTCTTCAGGACGGCCAACTCGTGAAGAGGATCGATGCCAACTGGATGGCGTGGGACGAGGAAAAAAAGGCCTGGACAGCTCACACGTTCGCGGTGAGAGAGTTCCACCCGGACGGTTTTGAGTCCAAGGTTCACTTCTCCCGGGGGGATACATTGCTGTCGGTAAACTTCGGGCCTATGGATATCTCTCGTGAGGCCATTTCACCGGAAGAAAAGAACTACAGCCAACTCAAAATATTTATTGAGGAACTGGCTGATAGCGGAATCGACACCACGCGCTGGGAGGTGAATCTCCAGGCAAAAATCTCCTTCGCTTTCACCAACCTTATCGTGGTCCTCTTTTCATTTCCCCTCGTGGCAACACGGAGGAAAAGCGGTCTTGCGTTCGGAGCAGGGATGAGTCTTTTTGTCATATTGGGCTACACTGCTTTCATACGATTTGGACAGACACTCGGCTACAAAGGAATTCTGGAACCGGTCTTAGCGGCGTGGCTTGGAAATCTGGTTTTCTCCTTCGGAGGGATACTCCTGCTTCTATCAGCCAGAAAATAA
- a CDS encoding Na+/H+ antiporter NhaC family protein, whose amino-acid sequence MSRRNKAVFLFTLLFLLVGWEVLIPGRVQLSEPGPSITSLLPPLIAITMALITREVILSLFSGVWIGATILAGYRPFQGLATALDTYLVESLADMSHSAIILFSLGFGGIIGVIGANGGMKGIVQKASQYARTARSSQIATMLMGILIFFDDYANTLLVGNMMRPFTDRLKVSREKLAYLVDSTAAPVASLALISTWSVFQMSLLEEPYREFGITGSPYITFLQSIPYSFYCILTLIFMFLLLWSRRDYGQMFQAERRARVEGKVLADDARPLANTELFDSEDLKVKESHWSDAMIPIATVIAVTLLGLYITGKRGLAPEDELNLRNIIGASNSYASLMWGSFTAGFTAIVVSVARGVLSLRESIESWLTGVRSMVLACIVLVLAWSLGKICGDVHTADYIVNMTGTFLSPFLLPAVTFITAALISFSTGTSWGTMSILVPIIVPMQLRMVGGDPNMIIGQPLFLATFASVLSGAVFGDHCSPISDTTILSSTASGSDHIDHVKTQLPYAITTAVISVLAGYLLVGLGVPWIVMAVTGVGAVVGAVWLLGKRQEAED is encoded by the coding sequence ATGAGCAGGCGAAACAAAGCAGTTTTTCTCTTCACACTTCTTTTCCTTCTCGTTGGGTGGGAAGTCCTGATACCTGGAAGAGTTCAGCTTTCCGAGCCAGGTCCCAGCATTACCTCTCTTCTTCCGCCGCTGATTGCCATCACCATGGCTCTCATCACTCGAGAGGTGATCCTATCTCTCTTCAGCGGTGTCTGGATTGGTGCGACCATCCTGGCAGGCTATCGTCCCTTTCAGGGACTGGCCACTGCTCTGGACACGTACCTGGTGGAATCACTTGCCGATATGAGTCACTCCGCGATCATCCTTTTCAGTCTCGGTTTCGGCGGTATTATTGGCGTCATAGGGGCCAACGGAGGAATGAAGGGAATCGTGCAAAAGGCATCCCAGTACGCCCGTACCGCCCGAAGCAGCCAGATAGCCACCATGTTGATGGGGATACTCATCTTTTTCGACGACTATGCAAACACCCTGTTGGTGGGAAACATGATGCGACCTTTTACGGATAGACTGAAGGTATCGCGTGAGAAATTGGCATATCTGGTGGATTCCACAGCTGCGCCAGTTGCCAGTCTGGCCCTGATAAGCACCTGGTCCGTATTCCAGATGTCCCTTCTGGAGGAGCCTTATCGCGAATTTGGAATTACGGGGAGTCCCTATATCACTTTTCTTCAATCCATACCCTATTCATTCTACTGTATTCTGACTTTGATATTCATGTTTCTTCTACTCTGGTCCCGCAGGGACTACGGTCAAATGTTCCAAGCCGAGCGACGGGCCCGGGTTGAGGGGAAAGTGCTGGCAGATGATGCCAGACCGCTGGCCAACACGGAGCTGTTCGACAGTGAAGATCTCAAGGTGAAAGAGAGCCATTGGTCCGATGCCATGATTCCCATCGCTACCGTCATTGCGGTAACTTTGCTCGGGTTGTACATCACGGGGAAAAGAGGTCTGGCACCCGAGGATGAACTGAATCTGAGAAACATTATTGGTGCCTCGAATTCGTATGCCAGCCTTATGTGGGGGTCATTCACCGCAGGATTCACTGCCATCGTTGTGTCAGTCGCAAGGGGAGTGCTGTCACTGAGAGAATCGATTGAATCGTGGCTCACTGGAGTCCGTTCCATGGTTCTTGCCTGCATCGTTCTGGTTCTCGCATGGAGTCTGGGAAAGATTTGTGGTGATGTTCATACTGCCGATTACATTGTGAATATGACCGGGACATTTCTTTCTCCATTTCTTCTTCCCGCCGTGACATTCATCACAGCAGCCCTCATCAGCTTTTCCACGGGGACTTCCTGGGGTACCATGTCCATTCTCGTTCCGATTATCGTTCCCATGCAGCTCAGAATGGTGGGGGGCGATCCCAATATGATCATTGGACAGCCCTTGTTTCTTGCAACATTTGCCTCAGTCCTGTCCGGCGCCGTATTCGGAGATCACTGTTCCCCCATATCCGATACCACTATTCTCTCTTCCACGGCCTCCGGGTCTGATCATATCGATCACGTGAAGACGCAACTCCCGTACGCCATCACGACAGCAGTTATCAGTGTCCTCGCTGGTTATCTGTTGGTGGGACTGGGTGTGCCCTGGATTGTCATGGCAGTGACGGGAGTCGGAGCCGTCGTGGGGGCTGTCTGGCTTCTGGGGAAACGTCAAGAGGCGGAGGATTAA
- a CDS encoding hemolysin family protein, with the protein MTETFLALAGLVLSAFFSGSEIAFVRANPLQMKVWEKQGWRTAPRTFKYLQEPERFLTTVLVGTNFANVLTSSYATISLLHFGIPRSWAVFIIAFIILVFGEIIPKMVFGEQANKLAVRITPLLHLTEFFLSPLVRLVKSYSRLLSPTGSDPAVSLFNREDLKILFTELGTREEYEEGEKEVISRIFEFGLRPVQLAMTARPDVVAITTDYSVDGAIQAMSDTGLSKLPVYERDLDHIVGIVFLHDLFARPESLASILKTPVYISESMPANGALQELKRQKSSIAIVVELGGRTAGLVTVEDLVEELFGEFEDVFDAEGRKITRVPDGSLIVDSLVEVDELRRRFGFGIPLGDYETVGGFILSRMGRIPRTGEMLDFDTFRIKILSSSPSRLKRLHLIKRA; encoded by the coding sequence GTGACAGAAACGTTCCTCGCTCTTGCAGGACTTGTCCTTTCGGCATTTTTCTCCGGGAGTGAAATTGCCTTCGTTCGGGCAAATCCTCTTCAGATGAAGGTGTGGGAGAAGCAAGGGTGGAGGACGGCTCCAAGAACGTTCAAATACTTGCAAGAACCTGAGAGGTTTCTTACAACTGTCCTTGTTGGAACGAACTTCGCGAACGTTCTCACGTCGTCCTATGCCACAATCTCGCTTCTACATTTTGGCATCCCCCGGTCATGGGCCGTCTTCATAATCGCCTTCATCATCCTCGTTTTTGGTGAAATCATCCCCAAGATGGTTTTCGGAGAACAGGCCAACAAACTTGCCGTAAGGATAACGCCTCTGCTCCATCTCACGGAATTCTTTCTGTCACCTCTCGTAAGGCTAGTGAAGAGCTACTCGCGTTTGCTGAGTCCTACCGGAAGTGACCCTGCCGTGAGCCTTTTCAACCGGGAAGACTTGAAGATCCTTTTCACGGAGTTAGGGACGCGAGAGGAATATGAAGAGGGGGAGAAAGAAGTCATATCAAGGATCTTTGAATTCGGGTTGCGGCCCGTTCAGTTAGCGATGACAGCTCGACCGGATGTGGTTGCCATCACCACAGATTACTCCGTTGATGGAGCCATTCAGGCGATGTCCGATACAGGTCTCTCAAAACTTCCTGTGTACGAGCGGGACTTGGACCATATCGTGGGAATCGTCTTCCTGCACGATCTTTTCGCCCGCCCGGAGTCACTGGCCTCAATTCTCAAAACACCCGTGTATATTTCCGAATCGATGCCGGCCAACGGAGCCCTGCAAGAGCTCAAACGGCAGAAGTCAAGTATCGCCATCGTAGTGGAATTGGGTGGAAGGACTGCAGGACTGGTGACAGTCGAGGATCTGGTGGAAGAACTGTTTGGGGAATTTGAGGACGTCTTCGATGCAGAGGGACGGAAAATTACGCGGGTGCCCGATGGAAGCCTGATTGTAGACAGCCTGGTTGAAGTGGACGAACTGAGAAGAAGATTCGGATTCGGGATCCCACTGGGGGATTACGAAACGGTGGGAGGATTCATTCTATCGAGAATGGGGCGAATTCCCCGGACTGGAGAAATGCTGGACTTCGATACATTCCGGATCAAGATTCTGTCGTCCAGCCCCAGTCGCTTGAAGCGATTGCATCTCATCAAAAGGGCTTAA
- the murQ gene encoding N-acetylmuramic acid 6-phosphate etherase — protein MKNRLKRETLSTEQQNVRSMDIDAKSILEILKIINEEDKAVAFAVEKVVPDIEKVVSFAVEAIKEGRHIFYIGAGTSGRLGVLDAAECPPTFSAPRDMFQGVIAGGDEALRRSVEGAEDKPREAVRDLERSGLNSGDVLIGIASSSTTPYVLRALEYGASTGCRTAFIICNPSPLLPVKVDVLIPIDVGQEVITGSTRMKSATATKLVLNMISTATMVRLGKVYGNLMVDLTAVNEKLVDRGTRIISQLTSLSYERSKTVLENANREVKTAIVMHVRQCGYERATELLEESEGFLRPFLESESAGSDS, from the coding sequence ATGAAAAATCGCCTCAAGAGGGAGACTCTTTCCACTGAGCAACAGAATGTTCGCTCCATGGACATCGATGCAAAGAGCATCCTCGAGATTCTGAAGATTATCAATGAAGAGGACAAAGCCGTTGCTTTCGCGGTGGAGAAAGTAGTGCCAGACATTGAAAAGGTGGTCAGTTTTGCAGTGGAAGCCATAAAGGAAGGGAGACATATCTTCTATATCGGAGCCGGTACGAGCGGACGACTGGGTGTGCTCGATGCAGCTGAATGTCCCCCCACATTCTCCGCCCCTCGGGACATGTTCCAGGGGGTGATTGCGGGAGGGGACGAGGCGTTGAGGAGGTCCGTAGAAGGAGCTGAAGATAAGCCTCGGGAGGCCGTTCGGGATCTTGAACGATCGGGGCTCAACTCGGGAGATGTCCTCATAGGCATCGCGAGCAGCAGCACTACACCGTACGTTTTGAGAGCACTGGAATACGGGGCATCCACCGGGTGCAGGACGGCCTTCATCATATGCAATCCTTCACCTCTTCTCCCCGTGAAGGTGGATGTGCTGATTCCCATCGATGTGGGACAGGAGGTGATTACGGGTTCCACTCGCATGAAATCGGCCACGGCGACAAAGCTGGTGCTCAATATGATTTCTACGGCCACGATGGTCAGATTGGGAAAAGTGTACGGTAATCTGATGGTGGATTTGACCGCGGTGAATGAAAAGCTCGTGGATCGCGGCACCCGCATCATCTCACAACTTACATCACTTTCCTACGAGAGGTCAAAAACAGTCCTTGAAAATGCAAACAGGGAAGTCAAGACAGCAATTGTAATGCACGTGCGACAGTGCGGCTACGAGAGGGCAACTGAACTTCTGGAAGAAAGCGAGGGCTTTCTCAGGCCATTCCTCGAGTCGGAGTCAGCGGGATCCGATTCCTAG
- a CDS encoding anhydro-N-acetylmuramic acid kinase: MPVKIETVQKLNKKRPLRMAGLMSGTSMDGLDICVADVGFQGDSAEFVIKAAGSFPFPGSLRKAIRQSLTGSAEQVCRTHYDLGRFYEEKTVLFLRDSSLGEIDAVGMHGQTVYHISGEATLQVGEPSFLAEQLGIPVVSDFRARDISVGGTGAPLIPIIDKWIFQKDHERVVCLNLGGIANLSVVPPRIAGELVGGFDTGPGMALLDEAIYELSGKRADDDGKLASKGIPDEESLKRWMEDQFVNRIPPKSTGRDYFGSEWLHGRIKNMREWRLEHLLATLSLFTARSVAVNCQRFVDLSGARTLIVSGGGVHHSAVMKMLSQELPTLNVISSQAFGVDPDVKEALGMAILGAAYFKEIPGNIPSVTGAGREVVLGKLTL, encoded by the coding sequence GTGCCTGTGAAAATCGAGACGGTTCAGAAGCTGAACAAGAAACGACCTCTCAGGATGGCGGGTCTCATGTCCGGTACCTCCATGGACGGACTGGATATTTGCGTGGCCGATGTTGGTTTCCAGGGAGATTCTGCCGAGTTCGTCATAAAGGCCGCCGGATCGTTTCCCTTCCCTGGTTCATTGAGAAAAGCCATCCGTCAGTCATTAACGGGATCCGCGGAACAGGTGTGTAGGACTCATTATGATCTCGGCCGATTCTATGAAGAAAAGACCGTTCTGTTTCTCCGTGACTCTTCCCTGGGTGAAATAGACGCGGTTGGTATGCATGGGCAGACGGTTTATCACATTAGCGGTGAAGCCACGCTTCAGGTGGGTGAACCCTCATTCCTTGCTGAGCAACTCGGAATCCCTGTTGTCTCGGACTTCAGAGCTCGGGATATTTCGGTGGGCGGAACCGGAGCCCCTCTCATTCCCATTATCGATAAGTGGATCTTTCAGAAAGATCACGAGAGGGTGGTCTGTCTGAATCTTGGCGGTATTGCCAACCTCAGTGTAGTTCCGCCAAGGATAGCTGGCGAGTTGGTAGGGGGGTTTGACACGGGTCCCGGAATGGCTCTACTTGATGAGGCGATCTACGAGCTTTCTGGAAAGCGGGCCGATGATGACGGGAAGCTGGCCTCAAAGGGGATCCCCGACGAGGAGTCGCTGAAGAGGTGGATGGAAGATCAGTTTGTTAACCGGATTCCCCCGAAATCCACCGGCCGGGATTATTTTGGCTCCGAGTGGTTGCACGGGCGGATCAAGAACATGAGGGAGTGGAGGCTCGAACATCTGCTGGCCACATTATCTCTTTTTACGGCTCGATCGGTGGCTGTAAATTGCCAGAGATTTGTCGACCTGAGTGGAGCCAGGACACTGATTGTAAGCGGCGGCGGCGTTCATCACTCCGCCGTCATGAAGATGCTGTCGCAGGAACTTCCCACCCTGAACGTAATCTCGTCTCAGGCCTTCGGTGTGGATCCCGATGTGAAGGAAGCACTGGGGATGGCAATCCTGGGAGCGGCCTATTTCAAGGAAATTCCCGGAAACATTCCCTCCGTAACGGGTGCGGGCCGGGAAGTTGTTCTGGGCAAGCTTACCTTGTGA
- a CDS encoding phosphomannomutase/phosphoglucomutase, translating into MSVNPYVFREYDIRGRVAEDFPDELVRDLGRAFGTFVRRRGGREISLSGDVRLSTPGLKEMFKEGVLDTSTDVLDIGTVPTPVNYYSMWKLNVAGAVQITGSHNPPEMNGFKMSFGKGAVYGAQIQELRQLVESHDFESGTGTEISYPILEDYMEMILDKINLERKLKVAMDCGNAAACLVAPRLFRELGIALEELYCDADGSFPNHHPDPTIPENLSDLTDLMSEGSFDVGVAYDGDADRIGVVDENGNIVWADKIMCLFLPEIVEPGDEILFDVKCSQALEEEILRHKGKPVIWKTGHSLIKQKMKELGCKFGGEMSGHLFMADDYFGYDDAVYVSVRLIQTLSRQGKKLSELIGELPRYYSTPEMRLECPTDEEKFRIAERASDFFKSNYDCLDIDGVRVKFRDGWGLVRASNTQPVIVCRFEANSQERMEEIKSLVLGKIQEMGEISIPDESH; encoded by the coding sequence ATGTCCGTTAATCCTTACGTTTTTCGAGAGTACGACATCCGGGGAAGGGTCGCTGAAGATTTCCCGGACGAACTCGTCAGAGATCTGGGTCGAGCTTTCGGGACCTTTGTCAGAAGACGCGGAGGCAGGGAAATCAGTCTCAGCGGTGACGTTCGTCTGTCCACTCCGGGGCTAAAAGAGATGTTCAAGGAGGGCGTTCTCGATACTTCGACCGACGTCCTTGATATCGGTACGGTTCCGACACCCGTGAATTACTACAGCATGTGGAAACTCAATGTCGCCGGGGCTGTGCAGATCACGGGCAGTCACAATCCTCCGGAAATGAACGGCTTCAAAATGTCTTTTGGCAAGGGGGCCGTCTACGGCGCACAGATTCAGGAATTACGCCAGCTCGTCGAAAGCCACGATTTCGAGTCGGGAACCGGAACGGAAATAAGCTATCCCATCCTTGAGGATTATATGGAAATGATTCTGGATAAGATCAACCTGGAGCGAAAGTTGAAGGTGGCAATGGATTGCGGCAATGCTGCTGCGTGTCTCGTGGCACCCAGGCTTTTCCGGGAACTGGGTATCGCTCTGGAGGAATTGTACTGCGATGCAGACGGATCTTTTCCCAATCATCACCCGGATCCCACGATTCCGGAAAATCTGAGTGATCTTACTGATTTGATGAGTGAGGGGAGTTTTGACGTTGGCGTGGCTTATGATGGGGACGCGGATCGAATTGGGGTGGTGGACGAGAACGGAAACATAGTGTGGGCGGACAAAATCATGTGTCTTTTTCTTCCCGAAATTGTCGAACCGGGCGATGAGATTCTTTTTGACGTTAAGTGCTCACAAGCTCTCGAAGAGGAAATCCTCCGGCATAAAGGAAAACCGGTCATATGGAAGACCGGACATTCCCTGATCAAGCAAAAGATGAAAGAGTTGGGGTGTAAATTCGGTGGAGAGATGAGCGGTCATCTGTTCATGGCGGACGACTACTTCGGGTACGACGACGCCGTATATGTTTCGGTCCGGTTGATTCAGACATTATCTCGCCAGGGGAAGAAGCTCTCTGAGCTGATTGGTGAATTACCCCGGTACTATTCCACGCCTGAGATGAGGTTGGAATGTCCGACCGACGAAGAGAAGTTTCGAATCGCCGAGCGAGCATCTGACTTTTTCAAATCGAACTATGACTGTCTCGATATTGACGGTGTGCGAGTCAAGTTCCGTGACGGCTGGGGTCTGGTTCGGGCCTCAAATACTCAGCCGGTCATTGTCTGCAGATTCGAGGCGAACTCACAAGAACGCATGGAAGAAATCAAGTCCTTGGTACTTGGAAAGATTCAGGAGATGGGGGAGATCTCCATACCGGATGAATCCCACTGA